The Parus major isolate Abel chromosome 8, Parus_major1.1, whole genome shotgun sequence nucleotide sequence ataattaaaataaatatatattatatattaaaacataatatattaatattctATTATagattatattattttaaaattaacttctattttatatataaaatataaatatagaaatatgattttataCTTATATaatactatattatattatagcTTATGCTCCTGATTATGCTTATGCTCTACTATTATAGCCtatacattaataaaatattaataatatcacatataataaatataaaaatatattaaatagtACAGAATATACctaatatataattataataaatctaatattatattttatatattaataatatattgaTAGCATGCTATAGcttatataattaatataatattatagcTTATGCTCCTGATTATGCTGATGCTCCACTATTCTAGCctatatattaataaaatattaacaatatatAATCATAATAAATATTACATtgcatttatatattaataatatattaactACAATAATAAacacatattatatattaacaGAATATGTTATAATTAATGGTCTATTATCActtatataattaatatattaatattatatatataaaaaatataattttatatttatataatataatttgtattatattatattttattatattatatctTATGCTCCTGATTGTGCTTATGCTCCACTATTCACTGGAGCTTTTGCTGCAGGAAACAGGAACCTTCagaggctccagctgctgcttcccccacCCTCCAAGGGAGCCTGGCTGCCATTTCAATGCCTGTTTCCAGTGCCTGGCTGTGAGCTTtgccctgctcctcaccttCCAGTCCACAGGAGTAGCGACCTTCTTGTaagctgtgagctgcagggaGTCCACCACTCTCAGGATCTCATCAAAGTTCCTCCCAGTGGTGGCTGGGTACAGGATAGAGAGCTTCAGCTTCTTATCCGGGCCAAAAACGaacacctgagcacagggagagaCAGTGTCAGGGGCTGGGCACGTTTGTCTGACTCCTGCTCAGCCCTGATGCTCCTTCctttcctgggagctgcctgaTCACAGCTTTTGGGACTGGGGAGATGCCATGGAGGGGATCTAGAGAACAACTGATGCCCAGGGAATGTGGTTTTGCTCTGGGAGCTCCTGTGTCCAACTCCAGCTTGTTTTGCTACCTGTGCCTTTCTAGTGCAAGCACatgaggggagagggaaagtCCAGCAAACCAAGCACTGACAAAAATTACTCTGGGAGAGGTACAACCAGGATCAGTGGGTTGCCATGGCACTGGTGCCTCGAGAGgctgcctggaacagaggctttaaaggaataaagcaggtatttcttaaaaagccttttaaagAATACACCTTGagcagtacaagagcctggctaaggctacacccaagatgaACTCTGACTcatgagttttcacacttttataagttttgcTCCATTTACGTATTGGGTAAATTActaaattccagctgcaggtgatgcagtcccatcctcccagatgGCTCTCCTCAATTTGCTGTTATTGGTGCTTTTTGGGGCTGAAGCTATAATGATGTCCTTGGttgtggggctggaaaaggattgttgtgtgtgcctgagccGTGAGGAGaactttatatgaagttcagagttacCAACGCAGTACAGAACCTGGGAAATATGAAAGCCAGAACTTCAGGCAGCAACACAACCCATGGCTGCAGGCCAAGGAAGTCATGGCAGCTCCTGAGGACAGCCATGCCCATGCAGGTACAGcaccccagagcccagggcaggatggCAGGCCATGGTTGTgcactggggctgtgggacaggcACTCACCACACGAGCGGTCAGGGGCATCCCGTCCTTGTCCAGCTCGTCGGGGTCCAGCATGCCCAGCTTGACAGCCAGCTCCCGGTTCTTGTCAGCAATGATGGGGAAGGGCAGCTTCTCTGCAGGCTGTTCCCCGTTGTAGGCGTTGATGTCCTGCAGAGACAAAGCCGTGGGGTGTTCCTGTGGCACCACCACAGACAGAGGCCaggcaggaacaggagctgcaTCCAGGAGCTCCCACCTCGCTTGGCTGGAGGTCTcaggctgggacagcacagctgggtgcTCATGAACTTCCATGAAGTTTCCAGAAACCTTTCCACAAACCTttgtgccaggctgggctgtgccttgTTCTTGGAGGTCGGTTCTTAGGCTGTCTGTGCTCAGAGCCCGTGGAACAGCTGCTTTGCCCAGGcagtgggcacagagcagcagggaattcctgcctgtggcagtgACAGAGAGGTTTAACCACCTTTCACTGAGAGCTGTgtccctctcccagctctctcccagcACGGGATCTAGCACTGCTGACAGATGTGTTGGAGTCACAGCTgaactgctctgtgctcccaaGGAATCGTTTCTCTAGTGGCAGAGCAAACCAGCAGACCTGCAGCTCACAAAGAAAGGTCCCAGGTCTTGTGGAAAGGGACCAATTCAGGAGTCACTCGCAGCTTACTTAATTAAAGGCTCTCAAAAAACTAGAGTGGAAACCTGAGTGCAGGTGCTGGGACACTTCTCCTTTCTGAGCCACGCCTGGCACAGAAGAGAAAACCATCTCcctccacagccctgcaggctctCCCTTGTGAACATGGTTTATGAGGTTCCTCCCTGTACTAGTCCAAACTGGACCTGcttcacaaatacaaaaaaaaagtattttgagcATCTCCAAACCTGGTCTGGACTCAACCAGAGCATTTAAGTTACCCCTGGGTTCTGCAGTACCACTCTCAGAGGTCACActgagccccagcagtgctgggaggagcCTGCTCAGaggaggcagcacaggcagagcagctgccagcaccagaGCAAGTAGAATTCCAGCACCAGAGCAAGTAGAATTCCTGCCCCAGAACAGGGCAGCCTGTTCCTTCCACCCTTTTCATGCTACAAGGAGACAAAACTGACTGCAATGCTGCTGTGAGCCTGCCTTGCTGTGCTGCATTATCAGCTCAGCTGATAACCTCAGTGTACACATCTCTCTCTGCCTTCTGGgggggagcagcctgggccctGCTCAGACATCCCAACACCAACAGAGCcccctgtggctgctggtgctgacAAAAGGGGCTGTAGCCCTGCCTCAGCTGCTCAGGATGCTGCAAACAGGTCAAGTGGTGCACACGTGGCCAAAAGTTTcctttccagctcctctctttgcttgttttctccCCAGGCCTTTCTGTGTCACTACAGCTCTGCAAAGAGCAGCCACTGatctcagctgggctgtggtCAGGCTGGCCTTGGAAGGAAGCAAAGAATGGCTTCTGCTGTCCTGCAAACCTGCCTtgtcagagcagagcagggaaggaaagcagagctggagagttCAGCTGAGGAGATATGGCTGAGGAGAAAGGCCACAGATGGACATCAGCAAATGAGACCCACCCAGCCCTCTCTTtagagcaggggctggaggatGAAGAGAGTTTCTGAGAAGCAATATCTGAATCCTATGGGCTGTAACTCGTTCCAAAATGCACGTAAGTTCATGACATGGGGAGCTCTAGAGAACAGCCTCACAAACCACACTCTGTGTTGCAATAAAACACCTTCACTAGtcactcattttctttccacagtCCAAGCTGAAACCAGACATCACCAGAGTGATTTATTCCCCACCAACTCCCCGAGGTGCAGCTATCAGTGGCCATGGAGAGCACTGAAACCTCTGGCATGCACAGCATgtgccagccagggctgctccaggagctcagccATTCATCCAGCCCTTGGAGAAGCAGCAATCTCCTGACTGGGGAGCTTGGGATCAACCCCTGGCTGAGCTACACTTCCCATTCCTGGAGCAAGACTCTGTTTTTTGGCTAGGGATAGCTAAGAATAGCTGTGACATCTCTGGCTGGAAAGCTCAGCTGGACAAAGGGACACGAGCTGCACTCCAGCCCCACCTTTCCAGGCCCTGTCTGCCCACTGAAATTTGCAGCAAAGCAAGCAGAAGTTCCTTCCTTGTTCCATGCAGGATTTCAGCCAGCCCTCTTGTTTCCTTGCAGGCTGTGCTCCAGGTAAAATCAGCTTCATCCAGACAGAAAGCAGAGGTGTGTTTGGGAATGCTGCACAGAGGGTTCTGCCCTAAGTTTTGCTCACTCCTAGGACTTCTGAGTTCAATCCAGTGAAACACAGGCTGGTGGAACACTCCAGCCTTCTGTGGATTTGTCCTCACCAATTGGATCTTTTGCTCTGGAGGATTTTCACCTGTTTCTTTCTGACAGGTGCTGAGCTGACACTTGCAAACCTCTGTCTCCAAGGTTTCTCCCAGCCTCACAGAGAACTCACCACAGCTTGAATCATTGCCCTCTCCGTGGTTTTTCTGGAAggctttcctgctctgcctcccctcaGCCAGCATCCAGAGGCTGTTCTGCAACTTCTCCTGGTTTCACCTGAGCTAGTGCTGAATAATTCCACAGGCTCAGCAGAGTCAGCTCGTTGTTCATGGCTTTTTCAGATCCCCTGAGtctgctgagccccagccaTCCCTGCAGGCCCCGAGAGagctcagctcttcccttccTTGACACAAGTTACTGCTTTCCTGCAAGAAACAGCCTGCCCTTCAATGCTGACCTCATTGGAAACTTGCTGCAAATTCAAAGCCTTTGCAGCAGTCAGCAACACTCTCACACTTCAGCTTTAGCCAACCAGCAGGTGAGTCTCCTTacaaaagcacaaagcaaactTTCTGTCATGTCTAATGACATGTTATTTACTAATTTGACTGCTGGTTTCAGCCAGTTtgagcagcacagaaacctCATTTACTGGGATTTGCACATTGCTTTTCCCAGGCCCTTCTAAGGACATTGGTCATGCAGCACACAGGTACAAAGGTTGATTTAAGCAATAAGGCAATTAGTTAATTTCTAAAGCCACTCAGTCATGAAATAACGTCCGAGTGTAGAAATTTCTCACTTTTAATGCCTCTTATTGCACCTCTCATCCCTGGAAAATATGTGAGAACATTCCCAATTTAAAGAGCTAAGAGAGTGGTAGGTAATTCACCTAAGGATTTTTACTCTCTGGCCATTTCTGTCTGAAATACTCATTTTAGTGTTACTCATTTTTGACCCCAACCACCTCAAGCCCTGGAACCATTCTCCCtggcagcacacacaggctgctgccTTTGAAGTATTTCTTTAGCTTCTTGCATGTTCCTTCATCAAGTTATTCCActcccatcttttttttaacactCCCTCACACTCATTTTACATTTAATGTTCTCCTATCtctggttttatatttaattcatGTCTTATATTTAACATATCAATATTTATTAAATCAATCTTATTATTctattaataattataaataatttaaaattatataatataccacataatttatcattttaataattaagacattaaataaatatataccacataataattatttatcattttaataattaagaaatgaaataaaattaaactaagacatataaattattaaaattatattccaatttttaattatttgtaaatattaaatttaatattgatattaattttaaattaaatgattgtaattatttaaattttttacaattatttttaatttatatatgtTATTGAACATATTATATTTAACATATCTctctgtcttctgttttctcctccttgccCAAGCATGAACTGCAATTCCCTCCTCACTTCTGAtgcctcttttccttttttattacaGAACTTCCTGAGGGTCTGGATTCCCCTGAGGGCTCTGGCATCACCTCCACAAGTTTTAACCCTTTCAGCTAGCAGTGGGACAGCACTAAcattgttttcctcttgcacCAAAGCTCACAGAGCACCCTGGACTTTGTGGGGTGCTCCATGAAGATGGAGAAGACCTTCCCCGTTCCTGCTCTGAACTTCAGCACCACCACGCTTTGGGGTGTGCCACACGTGCCTCCAAACCTGCCTGGGCTTctcctgtgctctctgcagtgaggcagcagcaggagctgccctgaaGAGCCCTTACCTTGCACCAGGAGAGGTGATCCTGCACGCTGTCGATGGAGAGCGCGATCATCTTCACGTTGCGCTTGCTGAACTCCGGCGCCAGCTTGGCCGCCCGGCCCAGCTCCGTGGTGCACACGGGGGTGAAGTCCCGCGGGTGGGAGAACAGAATGCCCCACCTgcaaggggagggaaggagctgctgtgaaggTGAGGGGTCCTCCTGGTTTGTGCTGCAGATGGAAAGCTGTGCAGGCTGCACGGCGTGGGGTGCAGGAACAGCTCGTCTCTCTGCTAAGGACGTGCTGGCAATTCTTCCTTCCCTATCACCAGGAACCTCCCTGAGATAagccctgctctgggaaacTCCCTGCACTTGGCTCCCCACTCTCCCTCTGGGAGATCCTGTAGGATCCTGGAGATCCTGTAGGATCCTACAGGAGATGCTGGAATAGCCCGTGGTTTTTGACACGGAGGTGAACGCGTATGAGGAAGTTTGGGGGAGCCACGCGCACGCTGTAGCTCAGAGACCCCAGGTGGGAGGGGATGCAGGTGCCAGCCAGGTTATTGCAGGGATGGCCACTGATCCAGGAGCTGGCCATCATCTCATCTCCACGAGGGGataaacacacatacacacacacacacatgtacatcATACAACTCAAAAGAACGAGACAGGACCAAGCCTCAACCCAGCTGCACCTCATGAAA carries:
- the PRDX6 gene encoding peroxiredoxin-6, with translation MIQAVDINAYNGEQPAEKLPFPIIADKNRELAVKLGMLDPDELDKDGMPLTARVVFVFGPDKKLKLSILYPATTGRNFDEILRVVDSLQLTAYKKVATPVDWKPGDSVMVVPTLPDEEAKKLFPKGIFTKELPSGKKYLRYTPQPE